In Miscanthus floridulus cultivar M001 chromosome 5, ASM1932011v1, whole genome shotgun sequence, one genomic interval encodes:
- the LOC136454649 gene encoding uncharacterized protein has protein sequence MADNPVALPSPPARAGMTAWTTWTNDGHGGLAGAAAMGRRRAGEAWPGAPLRGAEQPGWPGTSGRRPTGVGRGRCHGEARLDHGAPARDSRGGSGIGRRGAVGAGVERGGSGASVVAAAGGGSRGELAAADAGVCVRE, from the exons atggccgacaaccctGTGGCTTTACCTTCTCCTCCGGCGAGGGCGGGGATGACGGCGTGGACGACGTGGACGAACGAT gGCCACGGCGGGCTCGCCGGGGCCGCTGCCATGGGCCGGCGCCGGGCAGGCGAGGCGTGGCCGGGCGCACCGCTGCGGGGCGCCGAGCAGCCGGGGTGGCCCGGAACCAGTGGCCGGAGGCCGACCGGGGTGGGGCGAGGGCGGTGCCACGGCGAGGCGCGGCTGGACCACGGCGCACCGGCGCGGGATTCGCGGGGCGGGTCAGGGATAGGGCGACGCGGGGCGGTCGGGGCTGGGGTGGAGCGGGGCGGGAGTGGGGCgagcgtggtggcggcggcgggcggcgggtcgCGGGGCGAGCTGGCGGCGGCGGACGCGGGGGTGTGCGTGCGTGAGTGA